GGACGAAGCTGGGCGGTGTCCGTCGCCTTTCGTGAGGTCATGATGCTCAAGTCCTGCACTGCCATCGCCCTGACACTCCTTGTTGCAGCTTGTGGTGACAGGCCGGCCGAGGCGCGGGCGCAGACCCTGCCGTCGTCCAGAACGCCGAAAACGGACCCGGCAGCCCCCGTGACTGCTCCGGCCGCGTCTCCCGCCGGCGAGTACGCGAGGTCCGGCGCACGTGTCGGCACTCTGGAACTGCGCGACGCCGGGAATGGCGAATGGACCATCCGCCTGCAGGGCGGCGGCGCGCCCATCGAGGGCGCGGGGATGGTGGCCGACTGCGAACTGCATGCCCGAGGCACCCGTGAGGGCGATCGCATCCAAGCGAACGTGGTGCCGTTCGACAGCACGCTGATGTCGGTGACCACAGCCGATCTGCAACGCCGGCCATCAGCCGTGACCGTCACGCTCGAAGGCGACGCGGCCATCGTGGACACCGACTTCGCGCTCTGCGCGATGCAGGCCGATCTCAACGGCCGCTATGTGCGACGAGCGGCGCGTTGAACAGCCGATCGGCGCGCATGGCCAAAACCAGCTGCGCCGGAAAGGACCATAACCGGTTCTGACCGCGACACCTGATCCGGCGATAGGGGCGTCTCCGCGGTCGCGCTGGCCCTGGCCACGGCGCGGTGCAGGGCGTTTGCTCCTCACTCGAGTGACGTAGCGCCCTGTGTCACTGGGCCCGTCACCGTGCGCGCAGCGGGATCGGCGCGACCTCGGGCATCGCCGGTTGCACGCCATGATCCAGGCTGTGGGGGGCAATTCGATCATTGCGCCCCGCCCAGCGCGCAGCCCCATCCCAGCGTCCCTGATGCGCCTCGCTGCGATGCTCGCCGCCGCCCCGGGTCCGCAGGCCAGGAGCGGCCGGTCAGCGACCGGCCTTCAGGGCATCGAGGATGCGCGCACCGGCGCGGCCGTCGTCGGGGCTCAAGCCGATGCGACGCTGCTCGGACTGGATCGCGCGCCGACTTTCGGTGCCGATCATGCCGTCGACCTCGCCGATCGCATGGCCGCGTGCCAGCATCAGCGTCTGCAGTTCGCGACGCTGCGCGCGCGACAGGCCCGGGTCATCGGTCGGCCACGCGGTCATCGGACCGCTGCCGCCACGCAGGCGGTCGGCGAGCGTCGCAATCGCCAGCGCGTAGCTCTCCGCCGCGTTGTAGGAATAGATCGCGTCGTAGTTGCGGAACACCATGAAGGCCGGGCCTTTCGCCCCGGTCGGCACGATGACCGCCGCGCGCGTGTCACCGCTCGGCAGCGCTCCGCCGTCCAGGCGGGTGACGCCGCGTGTGGTCCAGTCGGCCACGGTCTTGCGGTTCGTGCGTCCCGCCTGCGCGGTGTCGAAGCCGGTCGGCAACCTGATCTCGTACCCCCAGGGCTGCCCGGTGCGCCAGCCGGACTGCTTGAGATAGTTCGCCGTCGAGGCCAGCGCGTCGGGAATGCTGTCGACCAGATCGCGGCGGCCATCGCCGTCGAAATCGACCGCGATGCGCGCATAGGTGCTCGGCATGAACTGCGTATGCCCGAATGCCCCGGCCCACGACCCGGTGGTGTCAGGATCGCGCAGATCGCCGTCGTGCATCAGCTTGAGCAGCGCGAGGAACTCGCCGCGGAAGAACGGCTGGCGACGGCCATTGCAGGCCAGGGTCGCCAGTGACACGCGCAGCGGCCGCTTGCCGGAGATGCGCCCGTAATCGCTCTCGACGCCCCACACCGCGACCACGGTCTCTGCGTCCACGCCGTACTGCGCGGCGACGCGGTCGAGCAGTGCGCGGTGCTCGGCCAGCTTCGCGCGACCGTCGGCGACGCGCTCATCGTCGACGAGACCGGC
The genomic region above belongs to Luteimonas chenhongjianii and contains:
- a CDS encoding lytic murein transglycosylase; protein product: MSLRFRSVALAGLLLSTGSAAAQTPAPPVDTAAFARCMAGIRADAAKAGIPAAAFDRLADVTPDMSVLPLLDSQPEFTTPLWDYLAGLVDDERVADGRAKLAEHRALLDRVAAQYGVDAETVVAVWGVESDYGRISGKRPLRVSLATLACNGRRQPFFRGEFLALLKLMHDGDLRDPDTTGSWAGAFGHTQFMPSTYARIAVDFDGDGRRDLVDSIPDALASTANYLKQSGWRTGQPWGYEIRLPTGFDTAQAGRTNRKTVADWTTRGVTRLDGGALPSGDTRAAVIVPTGAKGPAFMVFRNYDAIYSYNAAESYALAIATLADRLRGGSGPMTAWPTDDPGLSRAQRRELQTLMLARGHAIGEVDGMIGTESRRAIQSEQRRIGLSPDDGRAGARILDALKAGR